A portion of the Hydractinia symbiolongicarpus strain clone_291-10 chromosome 10, HSymV2.1, whole genome shotgun sequence genome contains these proteins:
- the LOC130613204 gene encoding uncharacterized protein LOC130613204, translating into MVTKVKCNFAAHCDIVTSIYQCSNCSSVSFMSAKTFRKLFFTWASNQNVDFRVACSWCGNEPKILAADATKIGVARKNVNIGPVERQHTEQLQRTIHRRFDQCFLTYPSKETVPRLDDRKRAEALIRESRKHLKQIMSSHNGFLCQPSLTAEELANRNRSLLECFPQPCRSLLRRLFRMEMGNDQKIATTKLFRLLSYDSPLRSVIPSAFFSTLAQFLDDVDNRRIPNMTGLLMNSKRFAPVVGTFINSFFLVNSLDNDALSVLRHLFARVKFIHENDVLPEEPLVIRCYNPPKYGRSYYFTPDGGQIRHARKFDIDNERTSLVHDDTPTNSKC; encoded by the coding sequence ATGGTCACTAAAGTCAAGTGCAACTTTGCTGCACATTGCGATATAGTTACTTCGATATATCAATGCAGCAATTGTAGTTCTGTTTCTTTCATGTCAGCTAAAACATTTAGAAAACTGTTTTTTACATGGGCGTCTAACCAAAATGTCGATTTTCGTGTGGCTTGCTCTTGGTGTGGAAATGAGCCAAAGATATTGGCAGCTGATGCAACAAAGATTGGTGTGGCCCGCAAGAATGTCAATATTGGGCCAGTTGAAAGACAACATACCGAACAACTTCAACGCACCATTCACAGAAGATTTGACCAATGTTTTCTAACGTACCCATCAAAAGAAACTGTCCCTAGGCTTGACGATCGCAAGAGAGCGGAAGCTTTAATCAGGGAGAGCAGAAAACATCTTAAACAAATCATGTCTTCTCATAACGGTTTTCTATGTCAACCATCTCTAACTGCTGAAGAATTAGCCAACAGAAACAGGTCATTGCTGGAGTGTTTTCCACAACCATGCCGAAGTCTTTTGCGTCGACTTTTCCGTATGGAAATGGGCAACGATCAAAAAATTGCTACGACGAAGTTATTTCGGTTGTTAAGTTACGACTCACCTCTTCGATCAGTTATTCCAAGTGCTTTTTTTTCAACCCTTGCTCAATTCCTGGATGATGTCGACAACAGAAGAATCCCAAACATGACAGGGCTGCTAATGAATTCAAAAAGATTTGCACCCGTAGTTGGTACCTTTATCAATTCGTTCTTTCTTGTAAACAGTCTTGATAACGATGCTTTAAGCGTGCTAAGACATTTATTTGCTAGGGTCAAGTTCATTCATGAAAACGACGTATTACCTGAAGAACCTCTGGTTATACGCTGTTACAACCCACCAAAGTATGGACGATCGTATTATTTCACACCAGACGGGGGACAAATAAGACACGCTCGAAAGTTCGACATTGACAACGAACGCACATCTTTAGTACATGACGACACACCTACGAACTCAAAATGTTGA